Proteins encoded by one window of Lathyrus oleraceus cultivar Zhongwan6 chromosome 1, CAAS_Psat_ZW6_1.0, whole genome shotgun sequence:
- the LOC127078554 gene encoding probable aspartic proteinase GIP2, with protein sequence MASLTSLLSLLTISLLSFSSSSQLILPIEKDPITNLFYTSLSIGTPQHIFNLAIDLAGPILWYDCNKNYTSSTYAPLPCESKLCNGDAGCTSCNGHFKPGCSNNTCGANIINQLADSIFSGDTGKDELFVSHTKLSGLLSGCTDVDGFSDDSPLKGLPKATRGILGLARTRLALPTQLSLSSHKLPQKFALCLPSSNKKGLGSLFIGGIPQKNSSFSKFQLATIPLVINPFSTAPIFTQGDASYEYFIDVKSVKVGGEILNFKSSLLSIDNKGNGGTKFSTLNSFTVLHSSIFKPLVRDFSKKASDKKIKKVASVAPFEACFDLSTIGRTVTGLDVPTIGLVLEGGVEWTIYGGNSMVLVNKNVACLGFVDGGKEPRTAIVIGGNLLEDNLLEFDLVSSKLGFSSSLLLHNARCSNLEASGNLVLIE encoded by the coding sequence ATGGCTTCTTTGACTTCCCTTCTCTCCCTTCTCACAATATCCCTTCTCTCATTCTCCTCCTCATCACAACTCATCTTACCAATCGAAAAAGACCCCATAACCAACCTCTTCTACACTTCACTTTCCATAGGAACACCTCAACACATCTTCAATCTAGCCATTGATCTTGCAGGACCAATCCTATGGTACGACTGCAACAAAAACTACACTTCTTCAACCTACGCTCCCCTCCCTTGTGAGTCCAAACTCTGCAATGGTGACGCTGGTTGCACTAGCTGTAACGGCCATTTCAAACCAGGTTGCTCAAACAACACATGCGGTGCCAACATTATCAACCAACTAGCTGACTCCATTTTCTCAGGTGACACTGGCAAAGATGAGTTGTTCGTATCACACACTAAGCTCTCAGGACTACTCTCTGGTTGCACCGATGTCGATGGATTCTCAGATGATTCACCTCTTAAAGGCTTACCAAAGGCCACTAGAGGGATACTAGGGCTAGCAAGAACACGACTTGCATTACCAACACAGTTATCACTATCTTCTCATAAACTTCCTCAGAAGTTTGCTCTTTGTTTACCATCTTCAAACAAGAAAGGACTTGGCAGTCTTTTCATTGGTGGGATTCCCCAAAAGAACTCTTCTTTTTCAAAGTTTCAACTTGCCACTATTCCTCTTGTTATCAACCCCTTTAGCACTGCTCCGATATTTACTCAAGGTGATGCTTCTTATGAATATTTTATTGATGTGAAATCAGTTAAAGTTGGTGGTGAGATTCTAAACTTTAAGTCTTCACTATTGTCCATTGACAATAAGGGTAATGGTGGAACAAAATTTAGCACCTTGAATTCCTTCACAGTGTTGCATAGTTCTATATTTAAACCACTTGTTAGAGATTTTTCCAAAAAGGCTTCTGATAAAAAGATAAAGAAAGTTGCATCGGTTGCACCATTTGAGGCATGTTTTGATTTAAGCACTATTGGTAGGACTGTTACTGGATTGGATGTGCCTACTATTGGTTTGGTGCTAGAAGGGGGTGTAGAGTGGACAATTTATGGTGGAAATTCAATGGTGTTGGTGAATAAAAATGTAGCATGTCTTGGATTTGTGGATGGTGGTAAAGAGCCAAGAACAGCTATTGTTATTGGTGGAAACCTATTGGAGGATAATCTATTGGAGTTTGATTTGGTTTCTTCTAAATTAGGATTCAGTTCTTCACTCCTCCTTCATAATGCAAGATGTTCCAATTTAGAAGCTAGTGGAAATCTTGTTTTAATTGAGTGA